The Oceaniferula marina genome includes a window with the following:
- a CDS encoding PAS domain-containing protein, giving the protein MPGFLYFAKDTQLRIVALNQRLANKLGLKEAKDALGKTDDELLPKTLAAAYKEDDLHVIQTGETILNKVELYQVVKQTGR; this is encoded by the coding sequence ATGCCCGGATTTCTGTATTTCGCAAAGGACACCCAGCTTCGTATCGTCGCGCTCAATCAGCGACTGGCAAACAAACTGGGTCTCAAGGAGGCTAAAGACGCCTTGGGAAAAACAGATGACGAACTGCTTCCAAAAACTCTGGCTGCCGCTTACAAGGAAGATGACCTGCATGTGATTCAGACCGGTGAAACCATTCTGAACAAGGTGGAATTATACCAAGTAGTAAAACAGACGGGACGATAG
- a CDS encoding ribonucleotide-diphosphate reductase subunit beta — protein MADTITITLGDRSFELDREKAEEAYSAKKVINGRKSMFFNILPLKYQWAYDLYKEMKNEHWEPAETTLRDDLAQWSRLDESSQSFVKLALGAFARAQEIFHSDEIYTVRDLLTAPELKLVFGRFVHEENTRNDVLVYLHGALSINPMECGVMASKEVINAKAAFMDSRLSPVDRNTDTTVTENKQAIVRNIFLINQCMEGTQFYSIWAGIFSLAMQNKLPGKGRILSYLLRDVAFRIRLFDKLIKEMVEENPDLWTAEFKDELAAHMKDAVKLEQELIASLPISEVGLDADVLGVYIEYLADERLAACGLARQYFHSRSPYPWLDEQIHLASAHEGHSSTATLDTSFEDDDL, from the coding sequence ATGGCCGACACCATTACCATCACCCTTGGAGACCGCTCCTTTGAACTCGACCGAGAAAAAGCTGAAGAGGCCTACTCGGCTAAAAAAGTTATCAATGGCCGCAAATCCATGTTTTTCAATATCCTGCCTTTGAAATACCAGTGGGCGTATGATCTCTACAAGGAGATGAAAAACGAACATTGGGAGCCTGCGGAAACCACCCTTCGGGATGACCTGGCCCAGTGGTCGAGGCTGGATGAGTCGAGTCAGTCGTTTGTGAAGTTGGCATTGGGCGCGTTTGCGCGGGCACAGGAGATTTTTCATTCTGATGAGATCTACACGGTGCGCGACTTGCTGACGGCTCCGGAGCTCAAGCTGGTATTCGGTCGTTTTGTGCATGAAGAAAACACGCGCAATGACGTGCTGGTGTATTTGCATGGTGCGTTGTCGATTAATCCGATGGAGTGTGGAGTCATGGCCTCAAAGGAGGTGATCAATGCCAAGGCTGCGTTTATGGATTCCAGGCTCAGCCCGGTTGACCGGAATACCGACACCACGGTGACCGAGAATAAGCAGGCGATTGTGCGCAATATTTTTCTGATCAACCAGTGCATGGAAGGCACGCAGTTCTACAGCATCTGGGCCGGGATTTTCTCGCTGGCGATGCAGAACAAGCTGCCGGGCAAGGGGCGAATTCTCAGCTATCTGCTGCGTGACGTGGCATTCCGGATTCGTTTGTTTGACAAGCTAATCAAGGAGATGGTCGAAGAAAACCCGGACCTTTGGACTGCGGAGTTTAAGGATGAGTTGGCCGCGCATATGAAGGATGCCGTCAAACTCGAGCAAGAGTTGATTGCCAGTCTGCCGATCTCGGAGGTTGGGCTGGATGCCGATGTCTTGGGCGTTTACATCGAATACCTTGCCGACGAGCGTCTGGCAGCATGCGGATTGGCCCGTCAATATTTCCATTCACGCAGCCCTTACCCGTGGCTTGATGAGCAGATTCATTTGGCCTCAGCCCATGAAGGTCACAGTAGCACGGCTACGCTCGACACTTCGTTTGAAGATGATGACCTCTAA
- a CDS encoding ribonucleotide-diphosphate reductase subunit beta, whose protein sequence is MTTAQLDDFTIPLDSEKAAKILESKRVIGGSRPSGFGLLPLKYQWAWDIYTDMRSNHWEPEDIPMQKDVEQWRSNEISDVERWIIKMGIGYFSAAEGIVGDNIIHVIRDQVTAPELELVFRRHAHEENIHADSLVYMVSSLGLNPHECEAIFEGVRTVQEKTDFVVSNSRSLRRDMDMSLTENKQALARNAFIFGQCMEGTQFYGLFGMILSLYRQNKFPGIGQMFRYTLRDESNHIELLRNLLMDLATENPEIWTDDFKEELRQTMAEAIKLEKNFIRDCLPVSAVGLNLEDFHQYIDYIADRRLESCGLAPLKGDIQNPFPWLAEMIDIKKEQNFFEGRVTEYQKSTALGNIDDDEL, encoded by the coding sequence ATGACCACCGCACAACTCGATGATTTTACTATTCCGCTTGATTCGGAAAAGGCCGCCAAGATTCTGGAATCCAAGAGAGTCATTGGAGGCAGCCGGCCCAGTGGCTTTGGTTTGCTCCCGTTGAAATACCAGTGGGCCTGGGACATTTATACCGATATGCGCTCGAACCATTGGGAGCCAGAGGACATTCCGATGCAGAAAGACGTGGAGCAGTGGCGCAGCAATGAGATCAGCGATGTGGAGCGGTGGATCATCAAGATGGGGATTGGTTATTTTTCGGCTGCTGAAGGGATTGTTGGCGATAACATTATTCACGTGATCCGGGATCAGGTGACGGCTCCCGAGTTGGAACTGGTCTTCCGCCGCCATGCTCATGAAGAAAATATTCATGCCGATTCGTTGGTGTATATGGTGAGTTCACTCGGCTTAAATCCGCATGAATGTGAAGCGATTTTCGAAGGGGTGCGCACGGTTCAGGAAAAAACCGACTTTGTGGTGTCGAACTCGCGCTCTCTGCGGCGCGATATGGATATGTCTCTAACTGAAAATAAACAGGCGCTGGCACGCAACGCCTTTATCTTCGGTCAGTGTATGGAGGGGACTCAGTTTTACGGCTTGTTCGGAATGATTCTCAGTCTGTATCGCCAGAACAAGTTTCCTGGAATTGGTCAGATGTTCCGCTACACCCTGCGTGATGAGAGCAACCACATTGAGTTGCTGCGCAATTTGCTGATGGATCTGGCTACTGAGAACCCGGAGATCTGGACAGATGACTTCAAAGAGGAACTCCGCCAGACGATGGCCGAGGCGATCAAGCTCGAAAAAAACTTCATTCGCGATTGCCTGCCGGTGTCTGCGGTTGGATTGAATCTGGAGGACTTCCATCAGTATATTGATTACATCGCGGATCGTCGCCTTGAAAGTTGCGGATTGGCCCCCTTGAAAGGTGATATTCAAAACCCATTCCCCTGGTTGGCCGAAATGATCGACATCAAGAAGGAGCAAAACTTCTTTGAAGGTCGGGTCACTGAATACCAGAAATCCACAGCTCTTGGAAACATCGATGACGATGAGCTCTAA